Genomic window (Oenanthe melanoleuca isolate GR-GAL-2019-014 chromosome 1A, OMel1.0, whole genome shotgun sequence):
GATGTCACATTCTTCAATTATTTTCAGTTGATTGTATAATTTTTACTGAGGTTTGGTTCGTCTTTatttagtttgggttttttaaaaagaatatcaGCTTACCTTTTGGTGAAGTACCTTGCTTTtgagaaaacacagagcttATTTTACTCTTCTTGCTGCTATTGCTGTTGACAGACAAGGTGGACTGaatttttctgtacattttttctgaaacaggAGATGAAAGCTTTCTGTTGTCTGCAGGCATATGCTTGACCCCATTGTGAATTCCACTTCCATTACTCAGACCCACATGGCCATTTTGGATTCTGCCACTTTCTTCCTCACTCATTTCCAGTGCTGAAGTATTTGGCTGAAGCAAACGTTGAGGTTGTGCTTAAAGTACAAGAAAGAAAGggttaatttaaattataaattggTGACTGAACACTTTAGGCTAGACTGGGAATGCaactttctttgcttttagtAATCTAAAAACTAAGTTAACATTCCTGCATCAAGACAATAAAGCAAATAGTATCtctagattaaaaataattattaggTATTCCAAAAGCACCTCATGTCTGCATGAGGCCTAGATTTCCCATTTGGCAGTGCAAGGAAAGGCTTGCATGGCTCTGTAAACTACACAGAGAGAATAATACAAACAATttgaagaaagggaaaaaaccaagaCTGGGAACAAATACAGCAAAACTGAGATAAAGTTATATTGAGGCAATCAACTGAATAATGTGTGAAATAcatccaaatgaaaaaaaaaggatagaaGTAAACATGCAGAGCATAGTGATGGGCTAGGATACAGGCTGGCCAAGCTGCCAGCCTTCAGAAAATACCTTGAGTGCCGTGGAAGGGGTCACACAGCAGGGTATTGCAGAAGGAGACAAACATCCAGGGAACTCACAAGTCTGAGCTCAAATTCATGGATTACTGAGGAgcacaaaacaaaggaaattccAGTCTTTGTGGGAGAGGTACCCAAAAGGGACTTCCATTCAAACATCACAGTGCTGCGGCAAGCCAGAGTCCCACCTCCATATACTCCAAACCAGAACCACAGTTTTAGAAATGgctgtaaagaaaaagaaagaaaatgaaagaatgaaagaacgagaaagaaagaaaaagaaagagtgaaagtATGAAAGAGGGaacaagagagagaaagaaagaaggagaaagaacgagaaagaaaaaaaagaaagaaaacaaaagaacgagaaaggaaaagaaagaaaaagaaagaatgaaagaaagagaaaaaagaaaaagagtgaaagaacgagaaagaaaaagaaagtaaaagaaagactgaaagaatgaaggaacaagaaagaaagaaaaagaaagagtgaaagaaTGAgggaacaagaaagaaaagaaaaggaaaactgaaagaatgaaagaaagaaaggaaaagagagaatgaaagaacgaagaaatgagaaagaaggaaaaaagaaagagagaatgaaAGAACGAGGgaacaagaaagaaaggaaaagaaagagagaatgaaAGAATGACAAAGTGAGAAAGgtaaagaaatacagaaggaaCAACggaatgagaaagaaaggaaaagaaagagtgaaggaatgagggaacgagaaagaaaagaaaagagggaaaagataagggaatgagaaagaaaggaaaaggaggagtgAAAGAAcgagagaaggagaaagaaaagaaaaggaggagaaaaagaacgAGGGTACGAggaagaaagtgaaaagaaagaaagaaagaaagaaagaaagaaagaaagaaagaaagaaagaaagaaagaaagaaagaaagaaagaaagaaagaaagaaagaaagaaagaaagaaagaaagaaagaaagaaagaaagaaagaaagaaagaaagaaagaaagaaagaaaaagaaggaatgagggaacaagaaaaaaaagaaatagaaaaggaatAGGAATGAGGGAAcgagaaaaaaggaagagaaagagaggaggaataagagaatgagaaagaaaggaaaaggaggagtgcaggaagaaatgaggaaacaagaatgaagggaaaaggaggagtgcagCAAAGAAcgagagaaggagaaagaagggaaaaggaggagtgcagGAAAGAatgagggaacgagaaagaaatgaaaagagagaatgaaagaacagaggaatgagaaaaaagggaaaagaaagagagaatgaaAGAACGAGGGAATGAGACAGAACAAAAAAGAGGAGTGCAGGAATGAATGAGGGAAcgagacagaaaaaaaggaggagtgcaggAATGAATGAGGAAatgagaaagaccaaaaaggaggagtgtAGGAATAAATGAGGGAAcgagacagaaaaaaaggaggagtgcaggAATGAACGAGGGAATGAGAAAGACCGAAAATGAGGAGTGCAGGAAGGAACGAGGGAAcgaaaagaagggaaaaggaggagtgcagaaaagaatgagggaatgagaaagaaggaaaagaatgagtGCAGgaaagaacgagggaacgagaaagatGGAAAAGGATGAGTGCAGGAAAGAACAAGGGAACGagaaagatggaaaaggaggagtgcagTAAAGAACAAGGAgatgagaaagaaggaaaaggaggagtgcagGAAAGAACGAGGgaatgagaagg
Coding sequences:
- the LOC130248239 gene encoding myoD family inhibitor domain-containing protein-like; translation: MFVSFCNTLLCDPFHGTQAQPQRLLQPNTSALEMSEEESGRIQNGHVGLSNGSGIHNGVKHMPADNRKLSSPVSEKMYRKIQSTLSVNSNSSKKSKISSVFSQKQGTSPKGESFPKVHQQAAWEPGDLLLQSQE